The Nitrospirota bacterium DNA segment GTGCCTGTCTTCTATTGGAGGCAAATCCAAGGCGGTAAACCACATTATCAAGCCTGCGTTCTAATAACTGAAGGAGATTTGCTCCGGTAACACCTCTCATCTTTTCGGCCATATAAAAATATCGCTTGAACTGACCTTCAAGAATACTATAACTTCTTCTTAATTTTTGTTTCTCCCTGAGTTGCAGCCCGTAATCTGACAGTTTTCCTCTCTTCTGCCCGTGGAGCCCAGGCGCATACTTTCTTCTCTCAATGCTACATTTATCGGTATAGCATCTGTCGCCCTTAAGAAAGAGTTTTTCTCCCTCTCTCCTGCATAACCTGCATAAAGCACCCGTGTACCTTGCCACTTTATACCCTCCTCCTCTTTGGAGGTCTGCTGCCATTATGAGGCACTGGAGTGACATCCTTTATGAGATTTATCTCTAAGCCCGCTGACTGAAGGGCCCTTATAGCAGATTCCCTTCCACTGCCAGGGCCTTTAACATATACATCTATCTGTCGCATGCCTAAATCAATAGCCTTTTTAGCGGCTGTCTCAGACGCTATCTGTGCAGCATAAGGGGTCCCTTTTCTGGATCCTTTAAAGCCCTGGGAGCCAGATGACGACCAGGCAACTACATTGCCGTTCTGGTCAGTAATGGTAATTATAGTGTTATTGAATGAAGCCTGTATGTAAGCAGCCCCTGCTTGTATTATCTTTCTCTCCTTCTTTGCCCCCTTTTTTCTTTGAGCCATTAAACCTCCTTTTTCTTTGCACCAACAGTACGTCTCGACCCTTTGCGGGTCCTCGCATTAGTCCGAGTCCTCTGCCCTCTTACCGGTAATCTGGCTTTATGCCTGAGCCCCCTGTAACATCCAATATCCATCAGCCTTTTTATGTTCATGGAAACCTCGCGCTTGAGGTCTCCTTCAACCCTGTATTCCCTGTCAATAACTCCCCTTATTTTGACGACCTCGTCATCTGTAAGGTCTTTAACCCTCTTGTCTGGATTGACACCCGTGTCCTTTAATATCTTCTGAGAAGAAGACCTCCCGATACCATAAATCCTGGTGAGACCTATTTCTACTCTCTCGTTCCTTGGTAAATCAACCCCTACAATCCTTGCCATATTCTACCCTCGATTTTGCATTTTTAATTTTGCATTTTGCATTTGCTTTATCCCTGCCTCTGTTTATGCCTCGGGTTACTGCATACAATGCGCGTAACGCCTTTTCTCTTTATAATTTTACACTTATCGCACATGAGTTTAACTGATGATCGCACTTTCATTTTTACCCCTATTTAAATCTATAAGTTATCCGCCCCTTTGTAAGGTCGTAGGGGGAGAGCTCTACGGTAACCTTATCTCCAGGTAAGATTTTTATAAAATGCATTCGCATCTTGCCCGACACATATGCAAGAATCCTCTGTCCATTCTCCAATTCCACTCTAAACATAGCATTGGGCAGGTTCTCAATTATGGTTCCCTGTACCTCTATTACGTCTTCTTTAGGCATTCTCAAAACTATAATTATAGTTATTTTTCATATCTTAGTCAAGATAAGAGGGCCATTATTGGTAATAGCCACTGTATGCTCAAAATGGGCCGAAAGACTCCCATCCTTTGTCACTGCAGTCCAGCCATCATTTAGGATGACTACCTCCCATCCACCAGCATTTATCATAGGCTCAATTGCTAAAGTCATCCCCTCCACAAGCCTTGGACCCTCCCCCGGAGGGCCAAAATTTGGCACTTGCGGATCTTCATGTAACTGTCTTCCTATGCCATGCCCGACAAAATTCCTGACTACCGAAAAACCATTCTTCTCTGCGTGACTTTGAATGGTATAGGAAATGTCTGAAACTCTGTACCCGACCCTGGCCTTTTCTATACCAAGGCAAAGTGCCTCCTCGGTAACAGTAAGCAGCCTCATGGCTGTTGAGCTTATTCTACCCACAGGTAGAGTCATCGCCGCGTCCCCATAAAATCCTTTATAATAGACACCAATGTCCAGGCTCGCTACATCTCCCTCTTTCAACTTTACTAACCCAGGAACTCCATGTATGACCTGCTCATTTATTGATACACACAGGGCTGCTGGATAACCTCTATAACCCTTAAATGCAGGGGTTGCCCCCTTAGACCGAATAAAGGCCTCAGCAAACCTGTCAAGCTCGGCGGTGGTAATACCGGGAGCTATTAGTTCCTTTGTACCAGCCAGGGTTTCGGCCACAATACGGCAGGCCTCAGCCATTTTTTCAATTTCTTCCCTGGACTTAAGTACTATCACAGTGTTAGCGAACAGTGAACAGCAACGGTGAACAATAAAAACTAACACTGATTACAGACACCGACTTTACAGTCACAATCAACTTCTTCTCCCCCGTATCCTGCCCTTTTTGAGAAATCCCTCATAGGAACGTGTAATAAGGTGAGATTCAATCTGGGAAATTGTATCAAGTGCAACACCTACAACTATAAGCAGAGATGTGCCTCCAAAATAAAAAGGCACATTGAAGCTACTCATAAGAAATTCCGGCATGACACAAACTACAGATAGATATACAGCGCCGCCAAATGTGATTCTGGAAAGGACCCTGTATATATAATCAGATGTCTTTTGCCCGGGCCTTACACCAGGGATAAACCCCCCATACTTTTTAAGGTTATCCGCAATATCAACCGGGTTAAAAATTATAGCCGTATAAAAATAACAGAAGAAAAAAATCATACTGACATAGAGTATTGTGTAAAACCACGTGCCGGGGGAAAACTGTTTTGCAACAGACTGAACCCACGGGACTGCCATAAAACCAGCAATGGTCGCAGGAAACATAATTATAGACGATGCAAAAATCGGTGGTATGACTCCTGATGTGTTTATCTTCAAAGGTAGATGTGTGCTCTGCCCCCCATAAATTTTTCTCCCGACAACACGCTTTGCGTACTGAATCGGAATCTTCCTCTGACCTCTTTCAATAAATATAATAACGCCGACAACTACAACCATTACCACAATAAGAACAAGAATAAAAAGCAATGGGAGCTCCCCTGCCTGTATGAGTCTTACCGTACTTATAATAGCA contains these protein-coding regions:
- the rpsD gene encoding 30S ribosomal protein S4, with protein sequence MARYTGALCRLCRREGEKLFLKGDRCYTDKCSIERRKYAPGLHGQKRGKLSDYGLQLREKQKLRRSYSILEGQFKRYFYMAEKMRGVTGANLLQLLERRLDNVVYRLGFASNRRQARQMVTHGHFVVNGRKVNIPSYLVRPGDVVELKETSRALEGIKENLSKVEHKGIPAWIELDASNFKGKVLHVPSRDEIPIPVQEQLIVELYSR
- the rpsK gene encoding 30S ribosomal protein S11, with the translated sequence MAQRKKGAKKERKIIQAGAAYIQASFNNTIITITDQNGNVVAWSSSGSQGFKGSRKGTPYAAQIASETAAKKAIDLGMRQIDVYVKGPGSGRESAIRALQSAGLEINLIKDVTPVPHNGSRPPKRRRV
- the rpsM gene encoding 30S ribosomal protein S13, encoding MARIVGVDLPRNERVEIGLTRIYGIGRSSSQKILKDTGVNPDKRVKDLTDDEVVKIRGVIDREYRVEGDLKREVSMNIKRLMDIGCYRGLRHKARLPVRGQRTRTNARTRKGSRRTVGAKKKEV
- the rpmJ gene encoding 50S ribosomal protein L36; this encodes MKVRSSVKLMCDKCKIIKRKGVTRIVCSNPRHKQRQG
- the infA gene encoding translation initiation factor IF-1, translated to MPKEDVIEVQGTIIENLPNAMFRVELENGQRILAYVSGKMRMHFIKILPGDKVTVELSPYDLTKGRITYRFK
- the map gene encoding type I methionyl aminopeptidase; protein product: MIVLKSREEIEKMAEACRIVAETLAGTKELIAPGITTAELDRFAEAFIRSKGATPAFKGYRGYPAALCVSINEQVIHGVPGLVKLKEGDVASLDIGVYYKGFYGDAAMTLPVGRISSTAMRLLTVTEEALCLGIEKARVGYRVSDISYTIQSHAEKNGFSVVRNFVGHGIGRQLHEDPQVPNFGPPGEGPRLVEGMTLAIEPMINAGGWEVVILNDGWTAVTKDGSLSAHFEHTVAITNNGPLILTKI
- the secY gene encoding preprotein translocase subunit SecY, translating into MGILSSFQNIFKIPELKSRVLFTLALLAVYRIGAHIPTPGINGEELSKFLTAKGGALMGFFDMFTGGALSRLTIFALGIMPYISASIILQLLTVVIPTLGKLAKEGERGRKKIVQYTRYGTVVISAIQSFGIAAGIEGMGEGAFVQNPGWSFRLMTMITLTSGTAFIMWLGEQITERGIGNGISLIIFAGIVASLPNAIISTVRLIQAGELPLLFILVLIVVMVVVVGVIIFIERGQRKIPIQYAKRVVGRKIYGGQSTHLPLKINTSGVIPPIFASSIIMFPATIAGFMAVPWVQSVAKQFSPGTWFYTILYVSMIFFFCYFYTAIIFNPVDIADNLKKYGGFIPGVRPGQKTSDYIYRVLSRITFGGAVYLSVVCVMPEFLMSSFNVPFYFGGTSLLIVVGVALDTISQIESHLITRSYEGFLKKGRIRGRRS